Proteins encoded by one window of Chryseobacterium sp. POL2:
- a CDS encoding TonB-dependent receptor, protein MKGFIFLSALSIGALAFAQSKQDTIKEIEQVRVFKKLPVSKEIINVQKDLDGRNLGQDLPILLKNQTSVMSTSDAGNGVGYTGFRIRGVAGTSINVMMNGIPYNDSESQGTFFVNVPDLTSSASQIVIQRGVGTSTNGATAFGASVNIVSKDPEEKFYVKTDNSYGSFNTYKYSAEVGSGKFWKNRLSVMGRYTKIHSDGYIDRAFSDLNSYNLTALFEEYKTRIRFMAFGGKEKTYQAWNGVDKATYEKDRRFNYSGAIYDASWENIVGYYDNETDNYRQNHYQLLWEQAFNNHWKLETTLHYTKGKGYYENYKQDAKFSKYNLPNLFVDPAEVKRTDFIRKKWLDNDFYGAVSTLYGKFDNVDLNVGVVANQYFGKHFGNVTGVYFPQINEHEYYRNRTLKNEISGFVKALYRIGDFELFGDLQARNVTYDAKIINQGDDEGFDLNKKWTFINPKAGVNYRINGGKLYLSYAIANREPNRDDLQANPDTKNEFLQDWELGLEKQFSSVLSFTANLYYMQYKDQLVLSGVINDVGDFVRQNVDKSYRAGVELGALANLTKDFRMNANLTLSKNIIQEVNATKDDSVVVIKDADTSFSPSVIANLGLSYDLSKAFTVGLINQYVGKQYLDNTQNENFRLKDYFLTDFNAKYSFELPRTSVDLNLLVNNLFNQKYINNGFVYGDTPYYYAQAGLNFMFGISVKFR, encoded by the coding sequence ATGAAAGGATTTATTTTTTTATCAGCGTTAAGTATCGGTGCTTTGGCTTTTGCACAATCAAAACAAGATACAATCAAAGAAATAGAGCAAGTTCGCGTATTCAAGAAATTGCCAGTTTCTAAAGAAATTATCAATGTTCAGAAAGATCTTGATGGTCGTAATTTAGGACAAGATTTACCTATTCTTTTAAAAAATCAAACTTCGGTAATGTCAACTTCCGATGCTGGAAATGGCGTTGGATATACAGGTTTTAGAATTCGTGGTGTTGCCGGAACGAGTATTAATGTAATGATGAACGGGATTCCTTACAACGATTCGGAAAGTCAAGGGACGTTTTTTGTGAACGTTCCAGATTTGACAAGTTCGGCTTCGCAGATTGTTATTCAGCGTGGCGTTGGCACTTCTACTAATGGGGCGACGGCTTTTGGTGCGAGTGTTAACATTGTTTCCAAAGATCCAGAAGAAAAGTTTTATGTAAAAACCGACAACAGTTACGGCTCCTTTAATACTTACAAATATTCTGCTGAGGTTGGCTCTGGAAAATTCTGGAAAAATAGATTGTCTGTGATGGGACGCTACACCAAAATCCATTCAGATGGTTATATAGACCGTGCTTTTTCCGACCTTAATTCTTATAATCTTACAGCCTTATTTGAAGAATATAAAACCAGAATCAGATTTATGGCTTTTGGTGGAAAAGAAAAAACCTACCAAGCTTGGAATGGTGTTGACAAAGCGACTTACGAAAAGGATAGACGTTTCAATTATTCTGGGGCAATCTATGATGCCAGTTGGGAAAATATTGTCGGATATTATGATAACGAAACCGATAATTATCGTCAAAACCATTATCAATTGCTTTGGGAGCAGGCCTTTAATAATCATTGGAAATTAGAAACAACTTTACATTATACAAAAGGAAAAGGTTATTACGAAAATTATAAACAAGATGCTAAATTTTCAAAATATAATTTACCGAATCTTTTCGTTGATCCCGCAGAAGTCAAGCGTACAGACTTCATTAGAAAAAAATGGCTGGATAACGATTTTTATGGTGCAGTTTCTACTTTGTATGGTAAATTTGACAATGTCGATCTTAACGTTGGCGTTGTTGCGAACCAGTATTTTGGAAAGCATTTTGGAAATGTTACTGGCGTGTATTTTCCTCAAATTAATGAGCATGAATATTACCGAAACAGAACCTTGAAAAATGAAATTTCAGGTTTTGTAAAAGCGCTTTATCGTATTGGCGACTTTGAGTTGTTCGGAGATTTGCAAGCAAGAAATGTAACTTATGATGCGAAAATAATTAACCAAGGCGATGACGAAGGTTTTGATTTAAATAAAAAATGGACCTTTATTAATCCTAAAGCTGGTGTTAATTATAGAATTAATGGTGGCAAGTTGTATTTGTCCTATGCCATCGCTAACCGAGAGCCTAATCGTGACGATCTGCAAGCCAACCCAGATACCAAAAATGAATTTCTACAAGATTGGGAATTGGGATTAGAAAAACAATTTTCATCGGTGTTGTCCTTCACCGCGAACCTATATTATATGCAATACAAAGATCAATTGGTTTTGTCGGGCGTTATTAATGATGTTGGTGATTTTGTTCGTCAAAATGTCGATAAAAGTTACCGTGCAGGTGTAGAATTAGGCGCTTTAGCGAATCTTACAAAAGATTTCCGAATGAATGCTAATTTAACTTTAAGTAAAAATATAATCCAAGAAGTGAATGCGACAAAAGATGATTCGGTTGTTGTGATTAAAGATGCGGATACATCTTTTTCGCCTTCGGTTATTGCAAATTTAGGATTGTCTTATGATCTTTCCAAAGCCTTTACTGTTGGTCTTATCAACCAATATGTAGGCAAACAATATTTGGATAATACACAAAACGAAAACTTTAGGTTAAAAGATTATTTTCTTACAGATTTTAATGCGAAATATTCTTTTGAACTGCCACGCACAAGTGTTGACTTAAATCTTTTGGTGAATAATCTATTCAACCAAAAATATATTAACAATGGTTTTGTCTATGGTGACACACCTTATTATTATGCACAAGCAGGTCTTAATTTTATGTTCGGTATTTCAGTGAAGTTCAGATAA
- a CDS encoding acyl-CoA thioesterase has protein sequence MQKSKKASESLTVMTNIVLPNETNSLRNLFGGELLSKMDRCASISAARHCERRVVTASVNHVSFNHPIPEGGIVVLESKVSRAFSTSMEIYVDVWLDDPINQKKIHTNEGIYTFVAVDEFNKPVPIPALEPETEEEVKRFDAALRRKELSLILSGRMKATDSVELKKLFAGEI, from the coding sequence ATGCAAAAATCAAAAAAAGCATCAGAATCACTTACGGTGATGACCAATATCGTTTTACCCAACGAAACCAATTCTTTGAGAAATCTGTTTGGAGGAGAATTGCTTTCCAAAATGGACAGATGTGCGTCAATATCGGCAGCGCGTCATTGCGAAAGACGTGTGGTAACAGCTTCGGTTAATCATGTATCTTTCAATCATCCTATACCCGAAGGGGGTATTGTGGTTTTGGAGTCGAAAGTGAGTCGCGCTTTTTCAACCTCTATGGAGATTTATGTGGATGTGTGGTTGGATGATCCTATTAACCAGAAAAAAATCCATACTAACGAAGGGATTTACACCTTCGTGGCGGTAGACGAGTTTAATAAGCCTGTGCCGATTCCCGCTTTGGAGCCAGAGACCGAAGAAGAGGTGAAACGATTCGATGCTGCGCTTCGCCGAAAAGAATTATCATTGATCCTTTCTGGAAGAATGAAAGCTACAGATTCTGTAGAACTTAAAAAATTATTCGCTGGAGAAATATAA
- a CDS encoding 2-hydroxyacid dehydrogenase, with protein MKPRILLLDKNHPLIEEQLLAKHFVLEEDYQSSYDEIVAKIHQYDGVIIRSRIPVDAMFLKAAKKLKFIARVGAGMENIDIETAKDLNIKLINSPEGNRDSVAEHVLGMLLLLMNRLFIASQEVKNGIWLREENRGDELLGKTFGIIGYGNMGKATAKRLSGFGVKIIFYDILPNLSDEFATQVDLEELQKQADIISLHVPETELTHYMIDEVFINNMTKAFYLVNTARGKNVKTSALVQALKSGKIKAAALDVLEYEKSSFENLEVDNEDLNYLLHSDQVIVTPHIAGWTHQSKEKLAQFIVDKILQDF; from the coding sequence ATGAAGCCAAGAATATTATTATTAGACAAAAATCATCCCTTAATAGAAGAACAGCTATTAGCAAAACACTTTGTTCTGGAAGAAGATTACCAATCGAGTTATGATGAGATTGTTGCTAAAATTCATCAATACGATGGTGTTATTATTAGAAGCAGAATTCCTGTAGATGCCATGTTTTTAAAAGCAGCCAAGAAGCTGAAATTCATTGCTAGAGTAGGCGCTGGGATGGAAAATATCGATATCGAAACGGCTAAAGATTTAAACATTAAACTCATCAATTCGCCAGAGGGCAATCGCGATTCGGTTGCCGAACATGTTTTGGGAATGCTTCTGTTGTTGATGAATCGTCTTTTCATAGCTTCTCAGGAAGTTAAAAATGGCATTTGGCTTCGCGAAGAAAATCGTGGCGATGAGTTGCTGGGCAAGACTTTCGGAATAATAGGTTACGGCAATATGGGAAAAGCCACAGCCAAACGGCTTTCGGGTTTCGGCGTTAAGATTATCTTTTATGATATTTTGCCCAATTTGTCAGACGAGTTTGCAACGCAAGTTGATTTGGAAGAATTGCAAAAGCAAGCAGATATTATCAGCCTCCATGTTCCAGAAACCGAGTTGACACATTATATGATAGATGAGGTTTTTATCAATAATATGACGAAGGCTTTTTATTTGGTGAATACCGCGCGTGGCAAAAATGTTAAAACTTCGGCTTTGGTGCAAGCGCTGAAATCTGGAAAAATAAAGGCTGCCGCTTTGGATGTTTTAGAATACGAAAAATCTTCTTTTGAAAATCTAGAAGTTGATAATGAAGATTTAAACTACTTACTCCATTCAGATCAAGTTATTGTTACGCCACACATCGCTGGGTGGACGCATCAAAGCAAAGAAAAGCTTGCACAATTTATCGTGGATAAAATTTTGCAAGACTTTTAA
- a CDS encoding serine hydrolase domain-containing protein translates to MKKSSLVLLLVTLLSLFNCKKDDSKTDKPDYQSKLPNYSNVKLDKVFSDADRQLDNKAQILSQINNYYDMVWERGNLSGSFLVAKGDDILVEKYRGFGRENSQMPIDKDTPLHVASVSKTMTAMAVLKLVEAGKLSLEDDLTKFFPKFPYPNITVFSLLSQRSGLPKYEHFDQSIKPKPAELDKAFITNQDVLNILERDKPELARPSNTGFMYCNTNFALLALIVEKVTATPFPQAMQEILFKALGMDHSFIFQEKDIPTAAQSFYNGQNRLYPLDNLDLIYGDKNVYTTPRDLLKFSTAMFSDDFLKPELKAKIFEPYSNEKAGVNNYGLGFRMKVFDNGEKLTYHNGWWHGSNTVFVHLLKSKVTIVALGNKYSQRVYSAMALSGLFEPFPFEVEKLNKVLNGGKANAGNADSANVNASHYSE, encoded by the coding sequence ATGAAGAAATCGAGTCTTGTGTTGTTGTTGGTGACTTTGCTGTCACTTTTTAATTGTAAAAAAGACGATTCAAAAACAGATAAGCCTGACTATCAAAGTAAATTACCCAACTATTCTAATGTAAAACTCGACAAGGTTTTCTCCGACGCAGACCGACAGCTTGATAACAAAGCGCAAATCCTCTCACAAATCAATAATTATTACGACATGGTTTGGGAACGTGGCAATCTCAGCGGAAGCTTTCTTGTGGCGAAAGGCGACGATATTCTTGTTGAGAAATACCGAGGTTTTGGTAGAGAAAATAGCCAAATGCCTATTGATAAAGATACGCCACTACATGTTGCATCGGTTAGTAAGACGATGACTGCGATGGCGGTTCTCAAACTGGTAGAAGCCGGAAAGCTAAGTCTAGAAGACGATTTAACCAAGTTTTTTCCAAAATTCCCTTACCCCAATATTACGGTTTTCAGTCTGTTGTCCCAACGCAGTGGTCTTCCCAAATACGAGCATTTTGACCAGTCGATAAAACCAAAACCTGCCGAACTGGACAAGGCATTTATCACCAACCAAGATGTTCTTAATATTTTGGAGCGCGACAAGCCAGAACTGGCGCGCCCTAGCAATACGGGTTTTATGTATTGCAATACCAATTTTGCACTATTGGCTTTGATTGTTGAAAAAGTTACTGCAACGCCATTTCCACAAGCCATGCAAGAGATATTGTTCAAAGCTTTGGGGATGGACCATTCTTTTATTTTTCAGGAAAAAGATATTCCCACCGCGGCGCAATCCTTTTATAATGGGCAGAATAGGCTCTATCCTTTGGATAATCTCGACTTGATATATGGGGACAAAAACGTTTACACCACGCCAAGAGATTTACTGAAATTCTCAACGGCGATGTTTTCCGATGACTTTTTGAAACCTGAACTTAAAGCTAAAATCTTCGAACCTTACAGCAACGAAAAGGCAGGCGTTAACAATTATGGACTAGGTTTTCGTATGAAGGTTTTTGATAATGGCGAGAAGTTGACCTACCATAACGGATGGTGGCATGGCTCCAACACGGTGTTTGTACATCTTTTAAAATCAAAAGTCACCATTGTGGCTTTGGGGAATAAGTATTCGCAAAGAGTCTATTCAGCGATGGCTTTGTCGGGTTTGTTTGAGCCTTTTCCGTTTGAGGTTGAGAAGCTTAATAAAGTCTTAAACGGTGGTAAAGCTAATGCTGGAAACGCCGATTCTGCAAATGTCAACGCCAGTCATTATTCGGAATAG
- a CDS encoding HU family DNA-binding protein has protein sequence MLFLLVLLNQNTFLKIYIMPVKYNVIERKNLQDPQAAPKFYASAKADGEVNLKSLSKEIAGGSTTVSDTDVLAVLNDLIKTVSRHLADGKIVRLGDFGNFQISISSEGATTAAKVTSALIRSNKILFRPGVDLRDMLSTVKYEKYNK, from the coding sequence ATGCTTTTTTTATTAGTTTTATTAAATCAAAACACATTTTTAAAAATTTATATTATGCCAGTAAAGTACAATGTGATTGAGCGTAAGAACCTGCAAGATCCGCAGGCCGCTCCAAAATTCTATGCAAGCGCCAAAGCCGATGGGGAAGTTAATCTAAAAAGCCTTTCTAAAGAAATCGCAGGTGGCTCCACCACGGTATCCGACACCGATGTTTTAGCAGTGCTCAATGACCTTATAAAAACAGTAAGCCGTCATCTTGCAGATGGTAAGATCGTAAGGCTCGGCGACTTCGGTAACTTCCAGATCTCCATCTCTAGCGAGGGTGCAACCACTGCTGCCAAAGTAACTTCTGCACTGATACGATCAAACAAAATCCTCTTTCGTCCAGGAGTTGACCTGCGCGATATGCTAAGCACTGTAAAGTACGAGAAATACAACAAGTAG
- a CDS encoding Ig-like domain-containing domain gives MKKFLFLVIISLLVYSCARVGSPIGGAKDSIPPKMLSSNIDTTRVNVPTTTKELRIDFDEYIKLKEINKNLIISPPITKIKKILPANLGTKFLLIQWEDTLKANTTYNFNFGNAITDLNEANTLPYFNFAFSTGSEIEDYYISGELTDALGEKKADGKDVNYVVGLYQVKDSMDYRQKPYYITNVDPDGYFELNYLSPGKYKILAFEDQNQNSIFDNGKEKFAFSKDDITIEDKTNISGMKLKLFPSVPKVKYKEYKPTQGGLVLLYEGKPDKVEVTSTSENLKDFIVTHRPKSDSVFVWFDAVSQNIGIEKSDNIKLAAKTTVKSDSISAYYKYDPKVEMTLGSIGDKVVAPNNPYKVRANFPISEMVTDNWVLTSDSISQSFTAKVSKTNIYDLEINSDFKAGKTYQLSIPKETVKSYYKSIDKSYRMDFEIGKPENYGSLKLALSNVPQHYFWIQMLGDKNEIQYQQYTRDQQITFKNLKPGNYKLRILLDNNDDGYWELGSFDEGRYAEDAFLFRKGKDTNPMTTVNIRPMWEINEKWDLNSEIQNN, from the coding sequence ATGAAGAAGTTTCTTTTTCTAGTAATCATAAGTTTGTTGGTGTATTCTTGCGCGCGCGTTGGTTCGCCAATTGGTGGTGCCAAAGATAGCATTCCGCCAAAAATGTTGTCAAGTAATATTGATACAACGCGTGTCAATGTGCCCACAACAACCAAAGAATTGCGCATCGATTTTGATGAATATATCAAGCTGAAAGAGATTAACAAAAACCTAATTATCTCGCCACCCATTACTAAAATAAAAAAGATATTGCCAGCAAACCTCGGGACCAAATTCCTATTGATCCAGTGGGAAGATACCCTGAAAGCGAATACAACCTATAACTTCAACTTTGGAAATGCAATTACCGATCTTAATGAAGCCAACACATTGCCGTATTTTAATTTCGCATTTTCTACAGGGTCAGAGATTGAGGATTATTACATCAGCGGCGAGTTGACAGATGCCTTGGGCGAGAAAAAGGCGGATGGCAAAGACGTTAATTATGTTGTTGGACTTTATCAGGTGAAAGACTCTATGGACTATCGTCAAAAGCCTTATTATATTACCAATGTCGATCCAGATGGTTATTTTGAGCTTAACTATCTGTCGCCTGGGAAGTATAAGATTTTAGCCTTCGAAGATCAAAATCAAAATTCTATTTTTGATAACGGAAAAGAGAAGTTTGCCTTCTCAAAAGATGATATTACGATAGAGGACAAAACGAATATTTCTGGGATGAAGCTAAAACTTTTCCCAAGTGTCCCGAAGGTTAAATACAAAGAATACAAGCCAACACAAGGCGGTCTTGTCTTGCTATACGAAGGCAAACCAGATAAGGTGGAGGTGACATCAACATCGGAGAATCTTAAAGATTTTATAGTGACGCATCGTCCCAAGTCGGATTCGGTTTTTGTTTGGTTTGACGCCGTTTCACAAAATATAGGAATTGAGAAAAGCGACAATATAAAGTTGGCTGCCAAAACTACTGTTAAATCAGATTCAATCTCTGCTTATTACAAATACGATCCCAAAGTAGAGATGACACTTGGCAGCATTGGCGACAAAGTTGTTGCCCCAAATAATCCGTATAAAGTACGCGCTAATTTCCCTATTTCCGAGATGGTAACGGACAATTGGGTTTTGACATCGGATAGTATTTCTCAGAGTTTTACCGCGAAAGTTTCGAAAACCAATATTTATGATTTAGAGATTAATTCGGATTTTAAAGCAGGGAAAACCTATCAGCTTTCTATCCCAAAAGAAACGGTGAAGTCCTATTATAAAAGCATTGACAAATCGTATCGCATGGATTTTGAAATCGGAAAACCCGAGAATTACGGCTCTCTGAAGTTGGCGCTTAGCAATGTGCCACAACATTATTTTTGGATACAAATGTTGGGTGATAAAAATGAAATCCAATACCAACAATATACCAGAGATCAGCAAATCACCTTTAAAAACTTAAAACCAGGAAACTATAAGCTAAGGATTTTGCTAGATAATAATGATGATGGCTATTGGGAACTGGGTTCTTTTGATGAAGGGCGCTATGCCGAAGACGCTTTCTTGTTCCGAAAAGGAAAAGATACCAATCCGATGACGACGGTTAATATTCGTCCAATGTGGGAGATTAATGAAAAATGGGATTTGAATTCTGAAATACAAAACAATTGA
- a CDS encoding heme-binding domain-containing protein, which produces MRKTIKILIIAIAVFGLIQLVPIDRNNEPVKKEENFVDLHKTNPQVVTLLRAACYDCHSNEVNYPDYAFVAPISWLVKDHVREGRDRLNFSKWGTYNLFQKQGMLERSISTTQNYTMPMPVYIQKHPEANLSKAQRELLVDYFREILNAEKP; this is translated from the coding sequence TTGAGAAAAACGATAAAAATTTTAATAATTGCCATTGCCGTTTTTGGGCTAATACAGTTGGTGCCAATAGACCGCAATAACGAACCTGTAAAGAAAGAGGAGAATTTTGTAGACCTCCACAAGACCAATCCGCAAGTTGTTACATTGCTTCGTGCTGCTTGTTACGATTGCCACTCCAACGAGGTTAATTATCCCGATTATGCTTTTGTAGCGCCTATTTCGTGGTTGGTGAAAGACCATGTCAGAGAAGGTCGAGATCGGCTCAATTTTTCGAAATGGGGCACTTACAACTTATTTCAAAAACAAGGTATGCTGGAAAGAAGTATTTCAACAACCCAAAACTATACAATGCCAATGCCTGTTTATATCCAAAAGCACCCGGAAGCTAATCTTAGTAAAGCCCAACGTGAGCTTTTAGTAGATTATTTCCGAGAAATTTTGAATGCAGAAAAGCCTTAA